A single window of bacterium DNA harbors:
- the cobI gene encoding precorrin-2 C(20)-methyltransferase: MTGKIYVIGIGPGDPELLTLKAVRILKEAPCICVPRGKEDGNSLALTIVEKAIDLQGKEIIPAYFPMRKTRDSQKSGQDEIESRWNETIEKILNRINRGMDVAFITLGDPTIYSTFFYLYPRLLELSDEIVTEIIPGVSSITAGGAKAKLPLALGDETLMIVPANYMSRVKELLLRFDTIVLMKVNKVFDEVVILLEEMGTLDKAIYVSRAGMTDEKIIRDLKQVKETDLDYFSLIIVKK; encoded by the coding sequence ATGACAGGTAAAATTTATGTAATTGGCATAGGTCCTGGTGACCCTGAATTATTAACCCTTAAGGCTGTCCGAATCCTCAAGGAGGCACCCTGCATTTGTGTCCCCAGAGGCAAAGAAGATGGCAATAGTTTGGCTTTAACAATAGTTGAAAAGGCAATAGACCTCCAGGGGAAAGAGATAATCCCTGCCTATTTTCCTATGAGAAAAACCCGGGACAGTCAGAAATCAGGACAGGACGAGATTGAGTCCAGATGGAACGAGACAATTGAAAAGATATTGAACAGGATAAACAGGGGAATGGATGTTGCTTTTATTACCCTTGGTGACCCGACAATTTACAGCACTTTCTTTTACCTATATCCCAGGTTGCTTGAGTTATCTGATGAGATAGTAACAGAGATTATTCCGGGGGTCTCATCGATAACAGCGGGAGGAGCTAAGGCTAAACTGCCGTTGGCTCTGGGTGATGAAACACTGATGATTGTCCCGGCAAACTATATGTCTCGCGTAAAAGAGTTACTTCTGCGGTTTGACACCATAGTTTTAATGAAGGTTAATAAGGTCTTTGATGAAGTGGTGATACTTTTAGAAGAAATGGGGACTCTTGATAAGGCAATCTATGTCTCGCGGGCTGGGATGACGGATGAAAAAATAATTAGAGACCTCAAACAGGTTAAGGAAACAGACCTTGATTATTTTTCCTTAATCATAGTAAAAAAATGA